One genomic window of Phoenix dactylifera cultivar Barhee BC4 chromosome 6, palm_55x_up_171113_PBpolish2nd_filt_p, whole genome shotgun sequence includes the following:
- the LOC103715736 gene encoding myosin heavy chain, embryonic smooth muscle isoform-like, with the protein MATRRGKWHPPPVPTPRIIHLPRRSRLSGPPKAPASKVRPTTRLPPGSGRNLGALLDEERSLSGGHSERRAKVEVAALSGESGGDSGEERWRFQAEILRAECNFLRMERAMALRKLERNRSQMEAALRSAMETLISGRNKINGSESVEAALEEEIEELEEKLEELQLERSGRRRGIESFRELPRSCRRNFDRQASVLRRRLEKMPDETSVREIREIAAEEKYDNKNSPLQSDRRCRFLDKMEMLKTRMEGLSKGMWERIEEYGCLLSTNFYYSHSTAGSSDSVKTSGQRVIDYTEMAEKAHTHYQQQPQQQQVEEKRWAVIGSGNCCNCKVVGRIMEQVRVETEQWSEMQGMLDQVRVEMEELQSSRELWQHRAITSDIDMRSIQSQMLEWKQRAYASEHKVTELQKQMSELQIKLQSTTVELFHPSTSSTGTRSKTLNQDFQRIKHHQHRLLDSHREKEKHALVRRFKNSQKNFPRRSPLQDIGNTSMFRP; encoded by the exons ATGGCGACGAGGCGAGGCAAGTGGCATCCGCCGCCGGTGCCGACGCCGAGGATCATCCATCTGCCACGGCGGTCCAGGCTGTCCGGGCCCCCAAAGGCGCCGGCGTCTAAGGTGCGGCCGACGACGAGGTTACCGCCGGGGTCCGGCAGGAACTTGGGAGCTCTTCTAGACGAGGAGAGGTCGCTCTCTGGTGGTCATTCCGAGCGGAGGGCGAAGGTGGAGGTGGCGGCCTTGTCGGGCGAGAGCGGCGGGGACTCCGGGGAGGAGAGGTGGAGATTCCAGGCGGAGATCCTCCGGGCGGAGTGCAACTTTCTTCGGATGGAGAGGGCTATGGCGCTGCGGAAGCTGGAGAGGAATCGATCTCAGATGGAGGCCGCCTTGAGATCCGCCATGGAGACCCTCATTTCG GGGAGGAACAAGATTAATGGGAGTGAGAGCGTGGAGGCAGCGTTGGAGGAGGAGATCGAGGAGCTGGAGGAGAAGCTGGAGGAGTTGCAGCTGGAAAGGAGTGGTAGGAGGAGAGGCATTGAGAGCTTCAGGGAGCTGCCGAGGAGCTGCCGGCGTAACTTCGACCGGCAAGCATCAGTCCTCCGGCGGCGGCTGGAGAAGATGCCGGATGAGACCAGCGTTAGGGAAATCCGAGAGATCGCTGCCGAAGAGAAATACGATAACAAAAACTCTCCTCTCCAATCCGATCGTCGTTGCCGGTTTCTCGAT AAGATGGAGATGCTGAAGACAAGAATGGAGGGGTTGTCCAAAGGGATGTGGGAGAGGATAGAGGAGTACGGGTGCTTGCTTTCTACTAACTTCTACTACTCTCACTCCACCGCCGGCAGCAGCGACAGCGTGAAGACCAGTGGCCAAAGAGTGATCGATTATACGGAAATGGCAGAAAAGGCACACACCCACTACCAGCAACAGCCGCAGCAGCAGCAG GTGGAGGAGAAGAGATGGGCTGTGATAGGGTCGGGGAACTGTTGCAACTGCAAGGTGGTGGGCAGGATAATGGAGCAGGTGAGGGTAGAGACTGAGCAGTGGAGCGAGATGCAAGGCATGTTGGATCAAGTTAGGGTGGAAATGGAGGAGCTCCAGTCATCCAGAGAACTCTGGCAACACCGTGCCATTACCTCGGACATTGATATGCGCTCCATTCAAAGCCAA ATGCTAGAGTGGAAACAAAGAGCATATGCCTCTGAGCACAAGGTGACTGAGCTACAGAAACAGATGTCGGAGCTACAAATCAAGCTCCAATCAACAACGGTTGAGCTTTTTCATCCTTCGACTTCATCCACTGGAACCCGTTCAAAGACATTGAATCAAGATTTCCAGAGGATCAAACACCACCAACACAGATTGCTGGATTCGCATAGGGAGAAAGAGAAACATGCCCTAGTCCGCCGCTTTAAGAATTCACAGAAAAATTTTCCCAGACGCTCGCCTTTGCAGGACATAGGAAATACATCTATGTTCCGCCCGTGA